The genome window GAGGTGTACGTGCTGTGTATTTTGTTGGTATTGACATTGCTAAACGCAATCATGAAGCCTGTATCATCGACTCAACTGGGCAGATTCAAGGCAAGACGCTACGTTTCACAAATTCTCAGGCTGGTGGCCAGAAGCTAATCCAGTGGATGCAGAATGTCGATCACGATTTGTCATTCACAGAAGTAGCCTTGGAGGCCACAGGTCACTACTGG of Sulfoacidibacillus ferrooxidans contains these proteins:
- a CDS encoding IS110 family transposase, which encodes GVRAVYFVGIDIAKRNHEACIIDSTGQIQGKTLRFTNSQAGGQKLIQWMQNVDHDLSFTEVALEATGHYW